From Caulobacter segnis, a single genomic window includes:
- the phaC gene encoding class I poly(R)-hydroxyalkanoic acid synthase, giving the protein MATAKAAPKPRKKTSAKAATTEPKAAKTKANTKPETVEPPPKAESAGQASAGAHADASAPPFPPFEGMLSPDQLKMVETLSANLARAAVTAQGAIAEAALRQADRPAALTPDPFHVAPALNEVMTRLAAQPDRLMRAQADLFGQYMELWQSAARRAAGEEVAPVVAPAAGDKRFNDPDWASNPMFDLMKQSYLLSSNWLNGLIAEVEGVDPATKRRVEFFTKMLTDAFSPSNFLMSNPAALREVVQTQGQSLVRGMENFAADLERGGGQLAISQTDLAKFKVGENVATAPGKVVYQNDILQLLQFDPTTDKVSEIPLLIFPPWINKFYILDLRPENSMIRWLTGQGFTVFVASWVNPDQQLAAKTFEDYMLEGVYDATQQVMTQCGVDKVNTVGYCIGGTLLSVALAHMAARGDKRINSATFFAAQQDFAEAGDLLLFTNEEWLQSIEQQMDAAGGFLPSQSMADTFNALRGNDLIWSFFVSNYLMGKEPRPFDLLFWNADQTRMPKALHLFYLRNFYKDNALTTGKLDLGGEHLDLSKVKIPIYVQSSKDDHIAPYRSVYRGAKAFGGPVTFTMAGSGHIAGVINHPDARKYQHWTNEALPGDVGAWITGASEHPGSWWPHWAAWLRARSGGDVPARDPAKGKLKPLEDAPGSFVLVKSQT; this is encoded by the coding sequence ATGGCCACGGCGAAGGCCGCCCCCAAGCCTCGGAAGAAGACCTCCGCCAAGGCCGCGACAACCGAACCCAAGGCGGCGAAGACCAAGGCCAACACCAAACCCGAAACCGTTGAGCCGCCGCCCAAGGCCGAATCGGCTGGTCAGGCTTCGGCGGGCGCCCACGCCGACGCCAGCGCCCCGCCCTTCCCGCCGTTCGAGGGCATGCTCTCGCCCGACCAGCTGAAGATGGTCGAGACCCTCTCGGCCAATCTGGCTCGCGCGGCGGTCACCGCCCAGGGCGCGATCGCCGAGGCGGCGCTGCGGCAGGCGGACCGTCCAGCGGCCCTGACGCCCGACCCGTTTCACGTCGCCCCCGCCCTGAACGAGGTGATGACCCGCCTCGCCGCTCAGCCCGACCGGCTGATGCGGGCCCAGGCCGATCTGTTCGGCCAATACATGGAGCTGTGGCAGTCGGCCGCCCGCCGCGCCGCCGGCGAGGAGGTCGCGCCCGTCGTGGCGCCGGCCGCCGGCGACAAGCGCTTCAACGATCCGGACTGGGCGTCGAACCCGATGTTCGACCTGATGAAGCAGTCCTACCTGCTGTCGTCGAACTGGCTGAACGGCCTGATCGCCGAGGTCGAGGGCGTGGATCCGGCCACCAAGCGCCGGGTCGAGTTCTTCACCAAGATGCTGACCGACGCCTTCTCGCCGTCGAACTTCCTGATGTCCAACCCCGCGGCCCTGCGCGAGGTGGTGCAGACTCAAGGCCAGAGCCTGGTGCGCGGCATGGAGAACTTCGCCGCCGACCTGGAGCGTGGCGGCGGCCAGTTGGCGATCAGCCAGACGGACCTGGCCAAGTTCAAGGTCGGCGAGAACGTCGCCACCGCGCCCGGCAAGGTCGTCTATCAGAACGATATCCTGCAGCTGCTGCAGTTCGATCCGACCACGGACAAGGTCAGTGAGATCCCGCTGCTGATCTTCCCGCCTTGGATCAACAAGTTCTACATTCTCGATCTTCGCCCCGAGAATTCGATGATCCGCTGGCTGACCGGCCAGGGCTTCACGGTGTTCGTCGCCTCGTGGGTCAATCCCGACCAGCAGCTCGCCGCCAAGACCTTCGAGGACTACATGCTGGAAGGCGTCTACGACGCCACCCAGCAGGTCATGACCCAGTGCGGCGTCGATAAGGTCAACACGGTCGGCTACTGCATCGGCGGCACCCTGCTGTCGGTCGCCTTGGCTCACATGGCGGCGCGAGGCGACAAGCGGATCAACTCGGCCACCTTCTTCGCCGCGCAGCAGGATTTCGCCGAGGCCGGCGATCTCCTGCTGTTCACCAATGAAGAGTGGCTGCAGTCGATCGAGCAGCAGATGGACGCCGCGGGCGGCTTCCTGCCCAGCCAGTCGATGGCCGACACCTTCAACGCCCTGCGCGGCAACGACCTGATCTGGTCGTTCTTCGTCAGCAACTATCTGATGGGCAAGGAGCCCCGCCCCTTCGACCTGCTGTTCTGGAACGCCGACCAGACGCGGATGCCCAAGGCGCTGCACCTGTTCTATCTGCGCAACTTCTACAAGGATAACGCCCTGACGACGGGCAAGCTGGACCTGGGCGGCGAGCACCTGGACCTCTCCAAGGTCAAGATCCCGATCTACGTCCAGTCGTCCAAGGACGATCACATCGCGCCCTATCGCAGCGTCTATCGCGGGGCCAAGGCTTTCGGCGGACCGGTGACCTTCACCATGGCCGGCTCGGGCCACATCGCCGGAGTGATCAACCATCCGGACGCCCGGAAGTACCAGCACTGGACCAACGAGGCCCTGCCTGGCGACGTCGGCGCGTGGATCACTGGGGCAAGCGAGCACCCGGGCTCGTGGTGGCCGCACTGGGCCGCCTGGCTCAGGGCGCGGTCGGGCGGCGACGTTCCGGCGCGCGATCCCGCCAAGGGCAAGCTGAAGCCCCTGGAAGACGCGCCGGGCAGCTTCGTGCTCGTAAAGTCGCAGACTTAA